A genomic segment from Rahnella aceris encodes:
- a CDS encoding ABC transporter ATP-binding protein yields MAQLTLDKIQKRYGAKTEVIKSLDLHIKSGEFVVIVGPSGCGKSTLLRMIAGLEEISGGGMYIDGNYVNDDTPAERGIGMVFQSYALYPHMSVYQNMAFGLELARHPASEIDQRVRECARILQLEPLLARRPKDLSGGQRQRVAIGRAIVREPRLFLFDEPLSNLDASLRVQMRMEVSALHKRLGVTIIYVTHDQVEAMTLADRIVVLNQGNIEQVGTPLELYDQPANEFVAQFIGSPKMNLLPATLRQAGEQQSVVELDNGKALVLPVATPAAAQGRSVNLGIRPEHIRSGNREECEYQGEVMFVEQMGNETLLYLDNGNASEPWVVRHAERSAIQVGEIVGVRLPVERCYLFDSHGRAFHRHLTMNH; encoded by the coding sequence ATGGCGCAACTGACCTTGGACAAGATTCAAAAACGCTATGGTGCAAAGACAGAGGTCATCAAATCGCTGGATCTGCACATTAAAAGCGGAGAGTTTGTGGTGATCGTCGGGCCTTCCGGCTGCGGCAAGTCAACACTACTGCGGATGATTGCCGGGCTTGAGGAGATAAGTGGCGGGGGCATGTATATCGACGGGAACTATGTGAACGATGACACGCCAGCAGAACGCGGCATTGGCATGGTATTTCAGTCATATGCCCTCTATCCGCACATGAGCGTCTATCAGAATATGGCGTTTGGGCTGGAGCTTGCGCGCCATCCGGCATCCGAAATCGACCAGCGCGTGCGTGAGTGCGCACGTATTTTACAGCTCGAACCCCTGCTGGCGCGACGGCCAAAAGACTTGTCCGGCGGCCAGCGCCAGCGTGTAGCGATTGGCCGTGCCATCGTCCGTGAACCCCGCCTGTTCCTGTTCGACGAACCGCTTTCAAACCTTGACGCTTCCCTGCGCGTGCAGATGCGCATGGAGGTGTCGGCCCTGCACAAACGTCTGGGCGTCACCATTATTTATGTCACCCACGATCAGGTCGAGGCGATGACGCTTGCCGACCGTATTGTGGTGCTCAATCAGGGCAACATCGAGCAAGTGGGCACGCCGCTGGAGCTGTACGACCAACCTGCCAATGAGTTTGTGGCGCAGTTTATCGGTTCGCCGAAGATGAATCTGCTTCCTGCCACGCTGCGCCAGGCGGGTGAACAACAAAGCGTGGTCGAGCTGGATAACGGCAAGGCGCTGGTTCTGCCTGTTGCCACGCCGGCAGCGGCACAGGGCCGCAGCGTGAACTTGGGTATTCGCCCGGAACATATTCGCAGCGGCAATCGGGAAGAGTGTGAATATCAGGGAGAGGTGATGTTTGTTGAGCAGATGGGCAACGAAACCCTGTTGTATCTGGATAACGGCAATGCCAGTGAACCCTGGGTGGTCCGTCACGCAGAACGTTCAGCCATTCAGGTTGGCGAGATCGTTGGCGTGCGGCTGCCGGTGGAGCGCTGTTACCTGTTCGACAGTCACGGTCGGGCGTTCCATCGCCATCTGACCATGAATCATTAA
- a CDS encoding family 4 glycosyl hydrolase: MATKIVLVGAGSAQFGYDTLGDIFQSTALYGSEIVLHDINPASLAVTEKTARDFLAKEDLPFIVSATTDRATALRGAGFVIISIEVGDRFALWDLDWQIPQQYGIQQVYGENGGPGGLFHALRIIPPILDICADVANICPDAWIFNYSNPMSRICTTVHRAFPELNFVGMCHEIASLERYLPEMLGTSFDNLNLRSGGLNHFSVLLEARYKDSGKDAYADVRTKAPDYFATLPGYSDILAYTRSHGKWVETEGSTERHALGGKDSSYPWADRTLFKEILEKFHHLPITGDSHFGEYISWAGEVSDHRGILDFYTFYRNYLGEVQPKIELKLKERVVPVIEGILTDSGYEEAAVNIPNRGFIKQLPAFIAVEVPAIIDRKGVHGIKIDVPAGIGGLLSNQVAIHDLTAEAILEGARDLVIQALLVDPVNNKCRAIPELVDVMISRQSPWLNYLK; this comes from the coding sequence ATGGCTACAAAAATTGTTCTAGTGGGCGCAGGCAGTGCGCAGTTTGGTTACGATACGCTGGGTGACATTTTCCAGAGCACCGCGCTGTACGGCAGTGAAATCGTACTCCATGACATCAATCCGGCCTCGCTGGCGGTAACGGAAAAGACGGCCCGTGATTTCCTGGCAAAAGAAGATCTCCCCTTTATCGTCAGTGCGACCACTGACCGTGCCACGGCGTTGCGCGGTGCCGGGTTTGTGATTATCTCGATTGAGGTGGGCGATCGTTTTGCCCTGTGGGATCTTGACTGGCAGATCCCGCAGCAGTATGGCATTCAGCAGGTCTATGGCGAGAACGGCGGCCCGGGGGGATTGTTCCATGCGCTGCGTATTATTCCGCCTATTTTGGACATCTGCGCCGACGTGGCCAACATTTGCCCTGACGCCTGGATATTTAATTATTCCAATCCGATGAGCCGCATTTGTACCACCGTGCATCGTGCCTTCCCTGAGCTGAATTTTGTCGGCATGTGTCACGAAATAGCGTCCCTTGAGCGCTATCTGCCTGAAATGCTGGGAACCTCCTTCGATAATCTGAATCTGCGTTCGGGTGGCCTCAACCACTTCAGCGTGCTGTTAGAAGCCCGGTATAAAGACAGTGGTAAAGACGCGTATGCCGACGTCAGGACCAAAGCCCCGGACTATTTCGCGACTTTGCCGGGTTACAGCGACATCCTGGCGTATACCCGCTCCCACGGTAAGTGGGTGGAAACCGAAGGCAGCACCGAACGTCATGCGCTCGGCGGCAAAGACAGCTCGTATCCCTGGGCAGACCGTACGTTATTCAAAGAAATCCTTGAGAAGTTTCACCACCTGCCTATCACCGGCGACAGCCATTTTGGCGAATACATCAGCTGGGCGGGCGAGGTCAGCGATCATCGCGGCATTCTCGACTTTTATACTTTCTATCGTAACTACCTCGGTGAGGTGCAGCCGAAGATTGAGCTTAAGTTGAAGGAGCGCGTGGTGCCCGTCATCGAGGGAATTCTGACCGACTCAGGCTATGAGGAGGCCGCCGTCAACATTCCGAACCGCGGATTTATCAAACAACTGCCAGCGTTTATCGCCGTGGAAGTGCCTGCGATTATTGACCGGAAAGGTGTACATGGGATCAAGATCGATGTCCCGGCCGGTATCGGCGGGTTACTCAGTAATCAGGTTGCCATCCACGACCTGACGGCGGAGGCCATCCTTGAAGGGGCCCGCGATCTGGTGATTCAGGCACTGCTGGTTGACCCGGTGAACAACAAATGCCGTGCTATTCCAGAACTGGTGGATGTGATGATTTCTCGTCAGAGCCCATGGCTTAACTATCTGAAATAA